In the genome of Jeotgalibacillus haloalkalitolerans, one region contains:
- the corA gene encoding magnesium/cobalt transporter CorA has protein sequence MIRVMGMTAGGSLNQFKTIKEARKANLRWIWVDFSQPTEREGKELSRTFSFHPLAIEDCVEKGYQRPKFDSYHQYIFLVLHHLSKDTYEAEEIDIFVNDKMIVTWHYDQLKMVDEIWNRQLTGEGLAEEHNPIGLLHSILDITVDDYFPSVYGIEDVLNSIEEKTDENSSHDLMDRLFDVRHDMQKLRRSLVPTRDLLYRLLNGTNVALTREQQLYFSDVYDHVIKLTEMLESYREFSSDIRDNYISVSSDKMNNIMMTLTVITTIFMPLSFLAGLYGMNFVYIPELEFEYGYFVLLSVMMFIAIVMFIVFRKIGWLQFSRSKKKKRRRIFRR, from the coding sequence GTGATCAGAGTAATGGGCATGACAGCAGGTGGAAGCCTGAATCAATTTAAGACGATAAAAGAAGCCAGAAAAGCAAACCTGCGCTGGATATGGGTGGACTTTTCCCAGCCTACTGAACGGGAAGGGAAAGAGCTGTCCAGAACTTTTTCCTTTCATCCGCTCGCAATTGAGGATTGTGTGGAAAAAGGATATCAGCGTCCGAAATTTGACAGCTATCATCAATATATTTTTCTTGTCCTGCATCATTTATCAAAGGATACATATGAAGCTGAAGAAATAGATATCTTTGTCAATGACAAGATGATCGTAACCTGGCATTATGATCAGTTGAAAATGGTTGATGAAATATGGAACAGGCAGCTGACAGGAGAGGGTCTGGCAGAAGAACATAATCCGATCGGGCTGCTTCATTCAATATTGGATATTACAGTTGATGATTATTTTCCATCTGTATACGGAATTGAAGATGTGCTGAACAGCATTGAGGAAAAAACGGATGAGAATTCATCGCATGATCTCATGGACAGACTTTTTGATGTCAGACACGATATGCAGAAGCTGAGAAGGTCGCTTGTGCCAACGAGGGATCTGCTGTACAGGTTATTAAACGGTACAAATGTGGCGCTGACAAGAGAGCAGCAATTATATTTCTCAGATGTTTATGATCATGTGATTAAACTGACAGAGATGCTCGAATCTTACCGGGAATTTTCATCAGATATCCGGGATAATTATATCTCAGTGAGCTCTGATAAAATGAATAATATTATGATGACGTTAACAGTCATCACAACTATTTTTATGCCGCTGTCTTTTCTGGCAGGGTTATATGGGATGAACTTTGTCTATATTCCTGAGCTTGAGTTTGAATACGGGTACTTTGTATTGCTTAGTGTAATGATGTTCATTGCCATTGTGATGTTTATTGTATTCAGAAAGATCGGCTGGCTTCAGTTCTCAAGATCTAAAAAGAAAAAACGGCGCAGAATATTCAGACGTTAA
- a CDS encoding YkyB family protein: MSDPSELSSEKIAQAIFTVNKHAKTAPDSRFLYQMKKAAIDQMLKEGKAKKVGLQYSRNPGLSQQRSDLLVECANYMFHIPPQKEDFKELPHLGKLSDNVRNPKTRMNLREAKTILQSYTGLKSSPVQKQKPAYQRPVFKRLGE, translated from the coding sequence ATGAGTGACCCCTCAGAACTTTCTTCAGAGAAAATTGCCCAGGCAATATTTACAGTGAACAAACACGCAAAAACAGCACCGGATTCAAGATTTCTTTATCAAATGAAAAAAGCTGCAATCGACCAGATGCTGAAAGAAGGTAAAGCAAAGAAAGTCGGACTTCAGTATTCAAGGAACCCGGGACTCAGCCAGCAGCGTTCAGACTTACTTGTAGAATGTGCAAACTATATGTTTCACATCCCTCCCCAAAAGGAAGACTTCAAAGAACTCCCGCATCTCGGTAAGCTTTCAGACAATGTAAGAAATCCAAAAACCAGAATGAATCTCAGAGAAGCAAAAACCATTCTTCAATCCTATACCGGACTGAAATCCTCTCCTGTACAAAAACAGAAGCCGGCCTATCAGCGCCCGGTATTCAAAAGACTTGGAGAATAA
- a CDS encoding chemotaxis protein: MAEHNGILLESGTNELEIVEFEVNGSKYGINVIKVKEIIQPVAVNPIPHSHQYIKGIIQLRGEVLPVIDMRQVLGSHPAETNTQEKYIVSEFNQQKVVFHVDNVSMIHRVSWDQIEKPSDMYQSNHTKVIGVIKRKDEMLLLLDFESIILEINPETGINVGMVKKLGPRERSVKKLVVAEDSPLLRQLLSDTLTEAGYDQAEFFENGQDALSYLESLAAGQSKVEDHVQLVITDIEMPQMDGHYLTRKIKEHQALKKLPVVIFSSLITDDLKHKGNKVGADDQISKPEINQLIHSIDRYIL, encoded by the coding sequence ATGGCAGAGCATAATGGGATTTTACTTGAGAGCGGTACAAATGAGCTTGAAATTGTAGAATTTGAAGTAAACGGCAGTAAATATGGTATTAACGTCATTAAGGTGAAGGAAATCATTCAGCCTGTAGCTGTTAATCCGATTCCACACTCGCATCAATACATAAAAGGAATTATTCAGCTGAGAGGTGAAGTACTTCCTGTGATTGATATGAGGCAGGTACTCGGCAGTCACCCGGCTGAAACAAACACCCAGGAAAAATATATCGTCTCAGAATTTAACCAGCAGAAAGTTGTCTTTCATGTAGATAACGTTTCTATGATTCACAGAGTGTCATGGGATCAGATTGAAAAGCCGTCTGATATGTATCAGAGTAATCATACAAAAGTGATCGGTGTAATTAAAAGAAAAGATGAGATGCTGCTTCTATTGGACTTTGAAAGTATCATTCTTGAGATCAATCCTGAGACAGGGATCAATGTGGGAATGGTAAAAAAATTGGGACCAAGGGAACGGTCAGTGAAGAAGCTGGTAGTTGCTGAAGATTCACCACTGCTCAGGCAGCTTCTTTCAGATACATTAACAGAAGCAGGGTATGACCAGGCGGAGTTTTTCGAGAATGGTCAGGATGCGCTAAGTTATCTGGAATCGTTAGCTGCCGGCCAGTCAAAAGTTGAAGATCATGTACAGCTGGTCATTACAGATATTGAAATGCCGCAGATGGACGGACACTATTTGACCAGAAAAATTAAAGAGCATCAGGCACTGAAGAAACTGCCAGTCGTTATCTTTTCATCACTGATTACAGATGATTTAAAGCATAAAGGCAATAAAGTAGGGGCTGATGATCAGATCAGTAAGCCTGAAATTAATCAGCTGATTCATTCAATCGACCGGTATATTCTATAA
- a CDS encoding MFS transporter, which produces MNRTEQVPRSGMKLFFTLPILSWALYDFANTIFSSNINTVFFPFYLDAQIGGSAEMEQVASTFISYANAFASFLLVVFSPLYGVWIDRTGQKKKYIVWLASLSIVGTFLMGIFASTNMAGEWFNLPINLFFVVIAFVAAKFFFNSSLVFYDTMLGDLGTKEEIPLISGFGVAVGYLGTIVGLSVYLFVQEGSPEQAFIPTAVMYLLFSLPLFFFLKDTPAKEVKKEHFLTGYKEIYATFKEMKSYKNTFTFMLSYFFLNDAIATTIAIMAIYATAVVGFSSGQFIILYLGSTIFAVIGSFIFGYITKKTGAKIGVMLVSVILITALTIAALATAQWMFWIAGALIGVALGSMWVTSRTLIIDLTPYEKRGQFFGLFAFSGKVSSIIGPAIYGTITLNLREYGELASRIALSSLIVMAVIGMILLIKVKQPEPDANT; this is translated from the coding sequence ATGAACCGGACTGAACAGGTACCAAGAAGCGGGATGAAATTATTTTTTACGCTGCCAATTTTATCGTGGGCTTTATATGATTTTGCAAATACGATTTTTTCCTCAAATATTAATACAGTGTTTTTTCCGTTCTATCTGGATGCACAAATTGGCGGAAGTGCTGAAATGGAGCAGGTTGCAAGTACATTTATTTCTTATGCCAATGCATTTGCAAGCTTTTTACTTGTCGTGTTTTCTCCTCTTTATGGCGTATGGATAGACCGGACAGGGCAAAAAAAGAAGTATATTGTGTGGCTGGCTTCCTTATCGATCGTTGGAACATTTCTAATGGGGATTTTTGCTTCAACAAATATGGCCGGGGAATGGTTTAACCTGCCGATCAATTTATTTTTTGTAGTCATTGCATTTGTCGCTGCAAAATTCTTTTTTAACAGCAGTCTGGTTTTTTATGACACGATGCTCGGTGACCTCGGTACGAAAGAAGAGATTCCGCTTATCTCAGGTTTTGGTGTAGCCGTTGGATATTTAGGAACCATTGTTGGCCTTTCAGTTTATTTATTTGTCCAGGAAGGAAGTCCCGAGCAGGCATTTATCCCGACTGCTGTCATGTACCTGCTGTTTTCACTGCCATTATTCTTTTTTCTGAAAGACACGCCGGCTAAGGAAGTAAAAAAAGAGCACTTTCTGACAGGTTACAAAGAAATTTATGCAACATTTAAGGAAATGAAATCATATAAGAACACCTTTACCTTTATGCTGTCTTACTTCTTTTTAAATGATGCCATTGCAACCACAATTGCAATTATGGCGATCTACGCCACCGCTGTTGTAGGCTTTTCAAGCGGTCAGTTTATTATTTTATATCTGGGCTCAACGATATTTGCCGTAATAGGATCTTTTATTTTTGGATACATTACAAAAAAGACCGGTGCGAAAATTGGTGTTATGCTGGTATCGGTTATTTTAATAACAGCGCTTACGATTGCAGCGCTTGCAACTGCACAGTGGATGTTCTGGATTGCAGGTGCGCTCATCGGGGTTGCGCTTGGATCTATGTGGGTTACGTCCAGAACGCTGATTATTGATCTGACCCCCTATGAAAAACGAGGTCAATTCTTTGGTCTGTTTGCCTTCTCAGGGAAAGTGTCATCCATTATCGGTCCGGCAATTTACGGAACGATCACACTTAATCTGAGGGAGTATGGAGAACTTGCAAGCAGAATAGCACTATCTTCATTAATTGTCATGGCAGTGATTGGAATGATTCTGCTGATAAAAGTAAAGCAGCCTGAACCTGATGCCAATACTTGA
- a CDS encoding TlpA disulfide reductase family protein gives MKLRAPMPELDGAVKWLNSEVSREELVGEKPTLIHFWSVSCHLCKEAMPDINELRDEYEDDLNVVAVHMPRSEDDLDMQVIEQVAQGHDISQPIYVDSEHKLTEAFENQYVPAYYVFDKEGQLRHFQAGGSGMKMLRKRLNRVLDTEEK, from the coding sequence ATGAAATTAAGAGCACCAATGCCTGAATTAGACGGCGCAGTAAAATGGTTAAACAGTGAAGTCAGCAGAGAAGAGCTTGTTGGAGAAAAGCCGACACTCATTCATTTCTGGTCAGTCAGCTGTCATCTTTGCAAAGAAGCGATGCCTGATATTAATGAACTGCGTGACGAATATGAAGATGATCTGAATGTAGTGGCTGTTCACATGCCGCGTTCTGAAGATGATCTGGACATGCAAGTGATTGAACAGGTGGCACAGGGCCACGATATCTCACAGCCGATCTATGTGGACAGTGAGCATAAACTGACTGAAGCATTTGAAAACCAATATGTACCGGCTTATTATGTATTTGATAAAGAAGGTCAGCTCCGCCATTTCCAGGCTGGAGGCAGTGGTATGAAAATGCTGCGTAAGCGTCTGAACAGAGTGCTTGATACTGAAGAAAAATAA